In Musa acuminata AAA Group cultivar baxijiao chromosome BXJ2-10, Cavendish_Baxijiao_AAA, whole genome shotgun sequence, a genomic segment contains:
- the LOC135625212 gene encoding E3 ubiquitin-protein ligase SINAT5-like gives MESENIECVSVSDGMVEEEEVAHVPHPFLKPRGNGSGTVSGCGGGVGGGGVPAPVIGPVARVHELLECPVCTNSMYPPIHQCHNGHTLCSTCKSRVHNRCPTCRQELGDIRCLALEKVAESLELPCRYLSLGCPEIFPYYSKLKHEAQCNFRPYNCPYAGSECSVVGDIPFLVAHLRDDHKVDMHIGSTFNHRYVKSNPREVENATWMLTVFHCFGQYFCLHFEAFQLGMAPVYMAFLRFMGDENEARYYSYSLEVGSNGRKLIWEGIPRSIRDSHRKVRDSHDGLIIQRNMALFFSGGDRKELKLRVTGRIWKEQQNLDAGVSTPNPCS, from the exons ATGGAATCGGAGAACATCGAGTGCGTCTCGGTGTCGGATGGGatggtggaagaggaggaggtcgCCCATGTTCCCCACCCCTTCTTGAAGCCTCGCGGCAACGGAAGCGGGACCGTCAGCGGCTGCGGCGGCGGCGTAGGAGGAGGGGGCGTTCCAGCGCCGGTGATCGGCCCTGTGGCTAGGGTGCATGAGTTACTGGAGTGCCCCGTCTGCACCAACTCGATGTACCCTCCGATCCATCAG TGCCACAATGGACACACTCTGTGTTCAACTTGTAAGTCCAGGGTGCATAATCGTTGCCCTACGTGTAGGCAAGAACTTGGGGATATCAGATGTTTGGCATTGGAGAAAGTGGCTGAGTCACTTGAGCTTCCTTGCCGATATTTGTCATTGGGATGCCCTGAAATTTTTCCATATTACAGCAAGCTCAAGCATGAAGCTCAATGCAATTTTAGGCCATACAACTGCCCCTATGCAGGTTCTGAATGCTCTGTTGTCGGCGATATTCCTTTCCTAGTTGCCCATTTAAGAGATGATCACAAGGTAGATATGCACATTGGTTCCACATTCAACCATAGATATGTAAAGTCAAATCCCAGAGAGGTTGAAAATGCTACCTGGATGTTGACT GTGTTTCACTGTTTTGGGCAGTATTTCTGTTTGCACTTTGAGGCCTTTCAGCTGGGGATGGCTCCAGTGTACATGGCTTTCCTTCGTTTTATGGGCGATGAGAATGAAGCAAGGTACTATAGCTACAGCCTTGAAGTTGGTTCAAATGGCAGGAAATTAATATGGGAAGGTATCCCTCGGAGCATTCGTGATAGCCACCGAAAAGTCCGGGACAGCCACGATGGTCTCATAATCCAGAGAAACATGGCACTCTTCTTCTCTGGCGGAGATAGGAAGGAGCTGAAACTGCGAGTCACTGGTCGCATATGGAAGGAGCAGCAGAACCTTGATGCCGGAGTGTCTACCCCTAATCCCTGTAGCTGA